The DNA window CGAACGGCCTCTATCGTGATCGAATAAGCACCCGACGGCTGCCCACCGGCAATGGTGCTGCGCGCGGCCATACCGTCGATGGTGTAATTGGTCGCCGATCCCAGCTGTCCACCCAGACTGTTACCGGTGCTCAGGGGCGACAGGTCCGACAGGGTCGAGAAGTTCCGGCCGTTTACGGGTAGCCGGTTGATGTCTTTGGCGGTGACGGCTGTCGCGGTGCCGATGTTTTCAATCTTGTTGGCCAGCGAGTTCGCCGTAACGTCGACGGTAGCCAGTTCGTTGGCGTTGTCGACCAGTTTGAAGCTGACGCGCAGCAGATCGCCCTGATTGAGCGAAAAGCCCGTCTGTGTCTGCGTAGCCATCCCAATAAACTGAACGGTGATGGAGTAGGGCGAACCCAGCGGCAGTTCTTTCAGGCGAAATTCGCCTTTCTCGTTGGTTACCGTACCGGCCTTAAAACCGGTCGATTCATTCTTGACCTGAACAGTCGCCATTTCCAGCGGCTTCCCGTCCTGATCGATTACTTTCCCGTAGATACCCGCCAGATTCGTCTGGGCATTCACGGTGTGGCCTGCAATGAGGAGGATTGCAGCAATAAGCATTAAAAGTTTTTGCATTACCTGGGAGTTAGTTACCCCACAAAGGTGCTTACCCAACATTGCCTAGTCGTGACGTATACATTACCATAATTTGAACAAAACGGAGCCAACCGGGCTGGATATAACAGGGCGGTGAATTTGTAGTATTACGGCGAGAGGGCGGTAATTGACGATCGGGATGCGGCCAGCCACAAAGCAGGTGAGAACATAAAAAAGCCAGCCTGCGCGGGGCAGACTGGCCGGACGATGGGATAGAAAACGTGGGTTAGCGGTGCAGTTTCCGCTGGCGGAGATACGCGATCAGTTCGGCTGGACGGTCGGTCTGAATCATCGTCGCGCCGTGGGCGATGAGCCAGCCCCAGCCGTCGTTGGGCTGACTTTCTTCCACGCTCCGCTCATCGTCGTGACCCGCGTCCTGACTAGCCCACAGGCTGTTGAACCACAGTTTCGAGCCCGTCTGCGGAATGATCTGGTAGTTGGAGTTGACCAGCGCGCTGTCGCTGCTGAAATTCAGTTCGTAGGCAACAGGTTTCAGGTTCGTTTCGTACGATTGAATCGAGGCTTTGGCGTTGGCTTTCGCCATGTTGATGATCGGCATGTAGGCCAGCTTGCCACCGAGCAAATCACCATTTTCGGCTTTTACTTCCTCGTAGGTCTTGTACGACTTGATGATGGCGTGGTCGACAGTGCCGGTCTTGACCAGTACGTCGTAAGTATCTTTGTAGTAATCGTAGCCCTTGTCGATGTTAATCATCACCCGGTTTTTGGCCGTGTTCATACACTGCTCGAAGGTCGGAATGCGCTGGCGCGTGGGGCCGCCGTGCTCGTTTTTAAGCGTCAGCTTTTGCAGCTCAGCCCAGGTGTAGTCGGCGGGTTTGCCGTGGCCCGACGTTGTGCGGTCGATGGTTTCGTCGTGCATCAGAATCAGCACACCATCTTTGGTTTTCTTCAGGTCGATCTCCACCACGTCGACGCCCATGGCGATGGCGCTTTCGATAGCCCGAACAGAGTTCTCGGGATTGCTGCGCCAGTCGCCCCGGTGCGCTACCACAAGGACCTGCTTACTGTTCGGGTCGTGTAACTGCCGGATGATCGGGTCGACGGGGCGCGTCTGCGCCAGTGTCAGATTCGCCAGCAGGATGCCAGCCAGGAAAAACGTACTGCGTTTCATGATGCGTTAGTTTGACCCCACAGCCGCAGCTAGTGGGGTCGTTTATCAATAGCCCGGATTCTGTTTGATGCTGGGATCGGTGTTGATCTGTCCCTGCGGAATTGGCATCAGCAGGTTGTTGCTTGTAATCGTGATCTGGATGTTGTTGGCTTTGAACCAGTCGTTCATGACCGAAACGGCATTGCCCGACCGGAGCAGGTCGAACCAGCGGTGGCCTTCGCCCACGAGTTCAAACCGGCGTTCGAGGTCGATGGCCGTGCGCAGGTCGCCCTGCGTGGTGGCGGTGGTGTTGGCCAGTCCGGCGCGGGTACGGATCAGATTCAGGGTTGTGGCGGCTCCGCTGGCGTTGCCCAGTTCATTCTGCACTTCGGCCAACATCAGCAGCACGTCGGCATAGCGCAGTACGACGAAATCGCTGCCACCGTCGGTGATGACGGTTGTCGGCTGGGTCAGTTTTCGGGTCCAGGGTGTGCCCGACGAGGTGGCTGTCAGGTACGTTCCTTTGCGCTTGTCAGTGCTGGCATACAGGGCATACAGGCTCTTGGTCGGCAGGTCGTGGCCTTTCGCACCCGACACCGTTCCCGATGGGCTGAACTGCTGGAACATCGTGCTGCCCTCGGTGTTGCCGTTAACGCCCGATGCGAACTGTACCGCGAAGATGATCTCCCTGTTGTTTTCGTTGCTGATGCTGAACACGTCCGATGGGTTGGTCATGAGCGTGTGCTGCCCCGAACTCACCACCGTTTGCAGCAGTGTCTGCGCGTCGGAATAGCTTTTCAGCGTCAGATGCACCTTCGCCAACAGCGATTGTGCGGCTGTTTTCACGACCCGGCCCGGCTGCGATGTTGTCGCGGGTAATACCGAAATCGCTTCGGTCAGGTCTTTCTTGACCTGGTCGTACACCTGCGACGAAGCCGTGCGGCCCTGCCCGAAATAAGCGTTGGGGTCGGTGGTTTCCTGCGTCACGAGCGGAACGTCGCCGTAAAGCCGGACCAGATTGAAGTACAGCAGGGCGCGAATAAACTTCATTTCCCCGACGCGGGCCTGCCGGGTGGCGTCGGTGGCGTAGCTGATGTTGCCGATGCGGTTCAGCACCGTGTTGGCCTTCTGAATGGTGGAGTACGACTGTGTCCAGACCGACGAAATCAGGCTGTTAGACGGGATCGTCGTGAACTGATCGAGCTGACCGTAGATGCCGTCGTCATTGGCCGGTACTTCGTCGTAGGTGTTGTCGGACTGAATTTCGCTGAACGCGGGCAGAAAAAGGCCATACAGCCCGTTGGCCTGCAAATTGGCGTAGACTGCGTTGACGTACTCTTCCGTCTCGGTTTCGTTGCGCAGGAAGTTGCTCAGTACCTTCGAGGTCTGGGGCTCCTGAAATAGTTTGTCTTCGCAGGACGTGGTCAGCAGTGAGCTACCAAGCAGCGCAGTTAATGCAAGTATCTTTTTCATTTTGAGAAATGTCGTTGACTTAAAAATTGACGCTCAGGCCAGCCGTGTACGAGCGGGCAACGGGGTAATTGGCCTGAGAGAACCCGTTGGTCAGCACGTTGCCGGTCGATGTCGCGTCGGGGTTGTAGCCCAGAAATGAGGTCAGCGTAAACAGGTTGTTGGCCGACACATACACCCGCGCGCCCGACAGCTTGATGGCTGATGCCCACGTGCGGGGCAGATTGTAGGCGAGTTGAATGTTCCGCAGCCGCAGGTAGTCGGCATTCTTGAAGAAAATACTCGACGAACGAACCTGCCGTCGGGCGCTCGAAAAGTTGCCCAGGTTGGGCTGCGCCAGAAAGCCGTCGGGGTTGTCGGTGGGGTGGTAGCGGTTGTTGAAGTAGTACGTGTTCGGTACGCCAAACCCTTCACCCGACTCTTCCTGACTGGAAAGCTGCTGATCGAAAATTTTCCGGCCCTGAATACCCATCAGCGAAAAGCTGAGGTCGAAATTCTGGTACGAGAAATTGCTTGAAAAACCGTAGGTAAACTTCGGGTTGTAGGTACCGTAGGTCTGCCGGTCGTTGAGGTCGATCACCCCGTCGCCGTTGAGATCCTGCACGATATAGTCGCCTGTCAGGGTACCCGCCAGGTGAGGTGTCGTATTGATCTGATCCTGCGTCTTGTACACCCCGGTAATGTTGTAGCCGTACATCTGCGCGATAGGGCCACCCACTTTGGTGAGAAACTGGCTGACCGAACCCGTAATGATCTGATCCTGACCGGGGGCCAGCGCCAGCACCTTGTTCTGGTTAGTAGCGATGTTGCCACTGAAACCCCACTTCACCGGCCCCAGATTGATGTTGTTGCCGCTCAGTTCGAGTTCAATACCGCTGTTCTGAATCTTGCCCACGTTCTGAATCGACGAGCTGAAGCCCGACTGTTCCGGCACGGGTACGTTCAGAAGCAGGTCTTTCGTGACCGAGAAATAATAGTCGGCCGACACGGTGAATTTGTTGCCCAGCCCCAGGTTCAGGCCCACGTTGGTGGCGGTTTTGGTTTCCCACGACAGGTTCGGATTTGCCGTCGTCGTGGCTGCGAAGCCCGCTGCCAGCGTACTGCCAAACACGTAGTTGTCGCCGTTGACGAGGGCTTTCGAGCTGTACGAACCGATCTGGTTATTACCCGACTGCCCCCAGCTACCGCGCAGCTTGGCAAACGTGATGACCCGGCTCTTCGGGAAAAATTCTTCGTTCGAGATAATCCAGCCGCCCGTTACCGACGGGAAGTTGCCCCACTTGCGGTCGTTACCGAAGCGCGACGACCCATCGCGCCGGATGGTGGCCGAGAACAGGTACTTGTTTTTGAACGCATACTGCGCCCGCGCCAGATACGAAAGCTGGGTCCAGGTGTAGCGGTCGGCGGTCGCTACGAAGGCACTGGCTCCGCCGATGTTGGTGATGTTGTTATCGGCAATGCTCGACCCCGTTACGACGGTGTTGGCTCCGTTTTCCTGCTGATAGGTGTAGCCGCCCAGCAGGTCAAGCTGATGGTCGGTAAATTGCCGGCTGTAGGTTACCGTATTCTCCGTCAGGAAGTTCGTGACGAAGTCCCGCGATTCGGTCGCTACTGCCGGTTTGGGGGCTGCCGCCCGGTAGCCACCTACATCCGATGGGTTGTAGAAATCGAAGAAGTTACTCCGCACGTCGCCACCCAGCAGCGTCTTGACGGTTAGTCCCTCGATGGGCTGGTAGCTGAGGTACGCATTACCGAAAGTGCGGAAGAGGTTGCGCTGGTTCTTGATTTTATAGGCCAGCGCCACCGCGTTTTCGCCCAGCGCGCCGTCTTCCGGCGTATTGGTATTGATCTGCGTACTGATCGCCAGCGATCCGTCGGCGTTGTAGGGGCTGAACATCGGGTACATGATATAGCCGTTGGCTACGGGGTCGTTCGACCAGTTGGCGTCGTTGCTGAAAAAGTTCTGCACATTGTACGACGGGTTGACCGATACGCCGAGCGTGAACTTGTCCGACAGTTTCGAGTCGATTTTTACCGTACCGCTGTATCGCTTCAGCCCGTTGTTGATCACGATACCCTGCTGGTCGAAGAAGTTGGCCGACACGTAGTAGTTCGTCCTGGCCGAACCGCCCGAAAACGCCAGGTTGTAGCTGCTGATTCGGCCTTTGCGGAAAATCTCGTTCAGCCAGTCGGTGTTGGTTAAGCCCGGTTGGTTATTGAGCCACGGGCTGAGGTAGTTCAGGCGCAACTCGCGCAGGCTGGCCCCTTTGCTCAGGCGGGTGGCGCGGTCGTCGCTGATGCTGCGGCCGGTCGGATTTTTGGAAATGTACCCCCAGTCGCGGGCTTCGGTGAAAAACAGCGCGGCCTGATACGCATCGACGTACTTCACGTTGTCGGCCCGCTCCTGAAAGCCCGTGTACGCGTCGAGCGACACCGTCATTTTCTCCGATTTGCCTTTCTTAGTCGTAATCAGCACAACGCCGTTGGCTGCCCGCGACCCGTAGATAGCCGCCGACGAGGGGTCTTTCAGGATGTCGATGGTTTCGATGTCCTGCGGGTTGACCGAGTTCAGCGACGACCCTTCCGACAGCGGAAACCCGTCGACCACGATCAGGGGGTTACGCCCGGCGGTGAGCGTACCGATGCCCCGAATCACAATCTGCGGATCGGAGCCGGGCTGCGCCGACGCGTCGTTGATAACGACCCCGGCGGCTTTTCCGGCCAGTTGCTGGGCGAAACTACTGCCGTTGTACCGGGTCAGTTCCTGCCCCTTCACCTGCGAAATCACGCCCGTCACCTTTGCCTTCGACTGCGCTCCGTAGCCAATCACGACCACGTCGTTGAGCGTGCGCTGCTCGGGTTTCATCCGAATCAGCAGGCTGTTGTTGTCACCTGCGTTGATCAGAAAATTAGGCGTAATCTGCTTTTCGTAGCCGATGTAGCTGGCCGTAATGGTATAGCGCGTGTTGGTTTTGAGGCCCGTAAACGTAAACAGGCCGCTGGCGTCGGTCGTAGCGCCCCGGTTACTGGCTGTCGATGCGCCGGTTTCGTCGATCAGCACGGTAACGCCGACTAGTGGATCGCCCTTTTCATCGAGCACCGTGCCGCGCATCTGGGCCGTAGTCTGAGCCATCGCCTGCACTGACAGCAGGAGCAGCAGCAGCCAGCCGGGTAATCGGTTCAATCGTATGGGTAAGTACTGTTTCATTGGGATGTTGTGTTACAAAATTTGGCAAAAACGGTTCCTGTTACCCCATTTTGGGGTATTGTAAGCATCGCCGGAGCGACGCAGCAGGCAAGAAAAATTGGATTGGTTTTACATGGATTGACCTATGGAGAACGCCTGACGGTGACCCGGTTCGTTTCCTGGCTGAACGACAAATTGTTGGTTAGGCAAACGGCTTTCAACACGACCCGTAACGAATCGCTATCCGCGAATGAACCCGAGAACGACAACCCCTGCACGTCTGCCGGGTCGAAGTCGATGGGCACGTTATACCGCTGGCTTACCCGGTTGAGCACCGTTTCCAGCGGTTCTTTGGCAAACACCAGCGCCGGGCGCTCAACCCACACCGGTGGCCCTGCCGGTTGAAGAGGGGCTTTCGATACTGGCGCAACATTGCGGAAAGAGGACACCGACAGCCGGGCCGACTGCGTATCGACGTTCAGCTCCTGACCGGGCGTCAGGTACGTATCGGCCATAGTCAGTCCGCTGGCTGGTGTGGCCCGTACCACCACGCGCCCTTCCAGCAGCCGCACCGACACGCGATGATGGGCCACCGTCTGTACCCGAAACTGCGTTCCCAGCGCGGTCGTGGTAATGCCCTCGGCCAATACCGTAAACGGATGCGCCGGGTCTTTCGCCACGGCATACAGCACGTCGCCACTCATGCTGATATCGCGCGATGACTTGCCGAACGGTTCGTAATAACTGACCGAACTACCCGGTTGCAGCGTCAGGGTCGAGCCGTCGGCCATGTTCACGCGCTGCGCTGCCGTCGTGGTGTTGGTACGGTGCGTCAGTTGCCAGGTCGAGCTGGATTTGTGCTGGGCCAGCGTCGGCTCGGGCTGTGCCGGGCGGGTGTACAGCCACACGCTTAGCCCGGCTACCAGCAGCACTACGGCCGCAGCCGCCCAGCGCATCGGTGTACGCCATACCGACAGGCGGGGTTGGGCGGCCTGTTCGCCCTGAATCTGCCGGTGGAGCCGTAGCAGCACCCGCGCCGACTGTCCCGCCGTCAGGGGGGCGGTGGTCGGGTCGTGCTGATCGAACGACCGGCGCAGGTCGGCCTGCCAGTCAGCATTGGGCGCGTCGAGGGCGTCGACGAGCTGCCGCTTTTCTGCGTCGGTCGCTGTTCCAGCCCAGAACTTGTCGAGTAGCTGTTGGGTGCTTTGCTCCATATTCACCCCTAAATACTCCTGCCCTGCGCCGTAGGGGATGCTTCTGGTATTACGGAATTGTTAACGATTGATTTCGTCAAACTAACCCTTGATAATCAGGTGATAACGGAGGGGTAATTGAGCCTCGTAGGGTATTTTGGCTCGGTTCAGGTAGCACGGTATCTGTCAGTTTGCCCGCTGCGGCACCTGATTTTGACAACGATCCAGACTGGTCGAGGTGGCTGTTCAGCGAACTATCAGATTGGCTGACGGGTCAGTCCAGAAACAGCAACAATCCGGCGACAGCAGCCAGTTGAGAGGGGTTGGTACGGGTACGAATGTACTCACGAATGAAGCGGGTCGACTGTTTGAGGTAGTCGTTGACCGACGCGACCGAGATACCCGTCTGTTGGGCTACTTCCTCCGTCGACTGCCCCTCGAAGCGGCACCGCCG is part of the Spirosoma rhododendri genome and encodes:
- a CDS encoding glycerophosphodiester phosphodiesterase family protein — translated: MKRSTFFLAGILLANLTLAQTRPVDPIIRQLHDPNSKQVLVVAHRGDWRSNPENSVRAIESAIAMGVDVVEIDLKKTKDGVLILMHDETIDRTTSGHGKPADYTWAELQKLTLKNEHGGPTRQRIPTFEQCMNTAKNRVMINIDKGYDYYKDTYDVLVKTGTVDHAIIKSYKTYEEVKAENGDLLGGKLAYMPIINMAKANAKASIQSYETNLKPVAYELNFSSDSALVNSNYQIIPQTGSKLWFNSLWASQDAGHDDERSVEESQPNDGWGWLIAHGATMIQTDRPAELIAYLRQRKLHR
- a CDS encoding RagB/SusD family nutrient uptake outer membrane protein, translating into MKKILALTALLGSSLLTTSCEDKLFQEPQTSKVLSNFLRNETETEEYVNAVYANLQANGLYGLFLPAFSEIQSDNTYDEVPANDDGIYGQLDQFTTIPSNSLISSVWTQSYSTIQKANTVLNRIGNISYATDATRQARVGEMKFIRALLYFNLVRLYGDVPLVTQETTDPNAYFGQGRTASSQVYDQVKKDLTEAISVLPATTSQPGRVVKTAAQSLLAKVHLTLKSYSDAQTLLQTVVSSGQHTLMTNPSDVFSISNENNREIIFAVQFASGVNGNTEGSTMFQQFSPSGTVSGAKGHDLPTKSLYALYASTDKRKGTYLTATSSGTPWTRKLTQPTTVITDGGSDFVVLRYADVLLMLAEVQNELGNASGAATTLNLIRTRAGLANTTATTQGDLRTAIDLERRFELVGEGHRWFDLLRSGNAVSVMNDWFKANNIQITITSNNLLMPIPQGQINTDPSIKQNPGY
- a CDS encoding FecR family protein, yielding MEQSTQQLLDKFWAGTATDAEKRQLVDALDAPNADWQADLRRSFDQHDPTTAPLTAGQSARVLLRLHRQIQGEQAAQPRLSVWRTPMRWAAAAVVLLVAGLSVWLYTRPAQPEPTLAQHKSSSTWQLTHRTNTTTAAQRVNMADGSTLTLQPGSSVSYYEPFGKSSRDISMSGDVLYAVAKDPAHPFTVLAEGITTTALGTQFRVQTVAHHRVSVRLLEGRVVVRATPASGLTMADTYLTPGQELNVDTQSARLSVSSFRNVAPVSKAPLQPAGPPVWVERPALVFAKEPLETVLNRVSQRYNVPIDFDPADVQGLSFSGSFADSDSLRVVLKAVCLTNNLSFSQETNRVTVRRSP
- a CDS encoding SusC/RagA family TonB-linked outer membrane protein, yielding MKQYLPIRLNRLPGWLLLLLLSVQAMAQTTAQMRGTVLDEKGDPLVGVTVLIDETGASTASNRGATTDASGLFTFTGLKTNTRYTITASYIGYEKQITPNFLINAGDNNSLLIRMKPEQRTLNDVVVIGYGAQSKAKVTGVISQVKGQELTRYNGSSFAQQLAGKAAGVVINDASAQPGSDPQIVIRGIGTLTAGRNPLIVVDGFPLSEGSSLNSVNPQDIETIDILKDPSSAAIYGSRAANGVVLITTKKGKSEKMTVSLDAYTGFQERADNVKYVDAYQAALFFTEARDWGYISKNPTGRSISDDRATRLSKGASLRELRLNYLSPWLNNQPGLTNTDWLNEIFRKGRISSYNLAFSGGSARTNYYVSANFFDQQGIVINNGLKRYSGTVKIDSKLSDKFTLGVSVNPSYNVQNFFSNDANWSNDPVANGYIMYPMFSPYNADGSLAISTQINTNTPEDGALGENAVALAYKIKNQRNLFRTFGNAYLSYQPIEGLTVKTLLGGDVRSNFFDFYNPSDVGGYRAAAPKPAVATESRDFVTNFLTENTVTYSRQFTDHQLDLLGGYTYQQENGANTVVTGSSIADNNITNIGGASAFVATADRYTWTQLSYLARAQYAFKNKYLFSATIRRDGSSRFGNDRKWGNFPSVTGGWIISNEEFFPKSRVITFAKLRGSWGQSGNNQIGSYSSKALVNGDNYVFGSTLAAGFAATTTANPNLSWETKTATNVGLNLGLGNKFTVSADYYFSVTKDLLLNVPVPEQSGFSSSIQNVGKIQNSGIELELSGNNINLGPVKWGFSGNIATNQNKVLALAPGQDQIITGSVSQFLTKVGGPIAQMYGYNITGVYKTQDQINTTPHLAGTLTGDYIVQDLNGDGVIDLNDRQTYGTYNPKFTYGFSSNFSYQNFDLSFSLMGIQGRKIFDQQLSSQEESGEGFGVPNTYYFNNRYHPTDNPDGFLAQPNLGNFSSARRQVRSSSIFFKNADYLRLRNIQLAYNLPRTWASAIKLSGARVYVSANNLFTLTSFLGYNPDATSTGNVLTNGFSQANYPVARSYTAGLSVNF